The Prevotella sp. E9-3 genome has a window encoding:
- a CDS encoding clostripain-related cysteine peptidase, translating into MPEQPRGPFERTVLIYMSGENNLSSYISQELVELRQGSKGIGNNALVVYVDDAKTYYDDNRQVVPHLPYVLWIQNGETVDSMTLEADYLSSDPQTMSRILNYTSQYYPAKEYGLVLWGHCSGWIVEDSLSASTTKAGASLQASASLQAQQAGEGTGSRRAFGIDNGQNQSSVVGKWMNLSTLASVLRQWQHLKFIFADCCQFQCIESAYELKDVADYIIGSPAEVPAEGAPYVTLTKGLFEPSEHFYQTIADAYFKQVNQTTVSNGGWDGISISAQTPISVVKTEHLPQLALQTNAALHSFLPLDAGGYPSMKGLIYYRGDVNNQRENVMYDMNDFLLRYADSQAYLSWKQAYDQVVVYRLYSRNGWMTAGQVSPSVFKYLSDERYGGVSMFVPQNSWNSWYLPYTLYGVNFEGYNASIKHTVWYHAAALHDFNGW; encoded by the coding sequence ATGCCCGAACAGCCAAGAGGACCCTTCGAACGGACGGTACTCATCTATATGTCGGGCGAGAACAACCTCAGCTCCTATATTTCACAAGAACTGGTAGAACTGCGCCAAGGCTCGAAAGGAATAGGCAACAACGCCCTCGTGGTATATGTGGACGACGCCAAGACCTATTACGACGACAACCGGCAGGTGGTGCCCCATCTGCCCTACGTGCTCTGGATTCAGAATGGAGAAACCGTAGATTCCATGACCCTCGAAGCCGACTACCTGTCGTCCGACCCGCAGACCATGAGCCGCATACTCAACTACACCTCACAGTACTATCCCGCCAAGGAGTACGGCCTCGTGCTCTGGGGCCATTGCTCGGGATGGATCGTGGAAGACTCCCTTTCCGCTTCTACTACTAAGGCAGGCGCTTCCCTTCAGGCATCCGCTTCCCTTCAGGCCCAGCAGGCAGGCGAGGGTACAGGCAGTCGCCGCGCCTTCGGCATAGACAACGGGCAGAACCAGTCGTCGGTAGTAGGAAAATGGATGAACCTCTCAACACTCGCATCCGTACTGCGCCAATGGCAGCACCTCAAATTCATCTTTGCCGACTGCTGCCAGTTCCAATGCATAGAGAGTGCCTACGAACTGAAAGACGTGGCCGACTATATCATCGGTTCGCCTGCAGAAGTGCCAGCCGAGGGAGCACCCTACGTCACCCTCACCAAGGGACTCTTCGAACCGTCCGAACATTTCTACCAGACCATCGCCGACGCCTATTTCAAGCAGGTCAATCAAACCACCGTTTCCAACGGCGGATGGGACGGCATCTCCATCAGCGCCCAAACACCCATCTCGGTCGTCAAAACCGAACATCTGCCACAACTGGCCCTGCAAACCAACGCCGCCCTGCACTCCTTCCTCCCCCTGGACGCAGGAGGCTATCCCTCCATGAAGGGACTCATATACTATCGCGGCGACGTCAACAACCAGCGCGAAAACGTGATGTACGACATGAACGACTTCCTCCTCCGATATGCCGACTCACAGGCCTACCTCAGCTGGAAGCAGGCCTACGACCAGGTGGTGGTCTATCGGCTATATTCCAGAAACGGGTGGATGACCGCCGGACAGGTTTCTCCCTCGGTATTCAAGTACCTTTCCGACGAGCGTTATGGTGGCGTCAGCATGTTCGTGCCCCAAAACTCCTGGAACTCCTGGTACCTGCCCTACACCCTCTACGGCGTCAATTTCGAAGGCTACAACGCCAGCATCAAGCACACCGTCTGGTACCACGCCGCCGCCCTCCACGACTTCAACGGCTGGTAA